In one Mucilaginibacter ginsenosidivorax genomic region, the following are encoded:
- a CDS encoding RagB/SusD family nutrient uptake outer membrane protein, protein MKIYYKYLFMVSLIVSCISCKKYLDVTPDNVGTIDYAFRNRNEAENYLFTCYSQLQRYTLPQYNVGFVTSSEIIFPIDLNDNSGIDATGFNLIRGTQSSQNPGINNWDGNNGGQATFKAIRQCNTMLENIDKPVDLSAAEKKRWIAEVKFLKAYYHFYLFRLYGSIPIVDKNLPINASAEEVKIKRAPVDSVVNYMVRLLDEAAPDLPPVIQNQAKELGRITKPIALAVKAQILATAASPLFNGNPDYVSIKNKDGQLLFSNTYDASKWDKASAACLDAINVAEINGIKLHKFNPPANIPSNLTDSLKELLTIQTAITEKWDVNTELIWALNGNFGYQPHCGPRLTSKSAANITFPGTFAVPISEQELFYTDKGVPINEDKSWDYLNRYDIRTGDAANRFYIGKGYETVKAHFNREPRFYADIAFDGGIWYGNGNFAPEGAYYVQAKGNTSLAGPKDNIRINVTGYWPKKLVNYLTVHDDGYTIEDYHMPLVRLADLYLLYAETLNEQGKPYASIVTYLDKVRQRAGLPGVVEAWTNYSKNPTKYATQDGLRQIIHQERRIELAFEGQAGWDLRRWKELQQVLSKPLQGWNVYETTATNYYRPRTLLTPVFNVRDYMWPIAADDLISNNNLVQNLNW, encoded by the coding sequence ATGAAAATTTATTATAAATATCTGTTTATGGTATCGTTGATAGTTTCGTGCATTTCATGCAAGAAATATCTAGACGTTACTCCTGATAATGTAGGTACTATCGACTATGCATTCAGAAATAGGAATGAAGCAGAAAATTACCTGTTCACCTGCTATTCTCAATTGCAACGTTATACGCTGCCACAATATAATGTAGGTTTTGTTACATCATCAGAGATTATCTTCCCTATTGATCTGAATGACAATTCAGGTATCGATGCTACTGGATTTAACCTGATTCGTGGAACACAAAGCAGCCAGAATCCAGGCATTAACAACTGGGACGGCAATAATGGTGGACAGGCTACATTTAAGGCAATCAGACAATGTAATACCATGCTGGAAAATATCGATAAACCAGTGGATTTAAGTGCTGCCGAAAAAAAAAGATGGATAGCTGAAGTAAAGTTTCTGAAAGCGTACTATCATTTTTACTTATTCAGATTATACGGTTCCATACCAATTGTAGATAAAAACCTACCTATCAACGCGTCTGCAGAGGAAGTGAAAATTAAAAGAGCTCCCGTTGATTCGGTAGTCAATTACATGGTCAGGTTATTGGATGAAGCTGCACCGGATCTCCCACCGGTCATCCAAAATCAGGCAAAAGAATTAGGGCGAATCACAAAACCAATCGCACTTGCTGTAAAAGCACAAATTCTGGCCACTGCAGCGAGCCCGTTATTCAACGGCAATCCCGATTACGTAAGTATAAAAAACAAGGACGGTCAGCTATTATTTAGTAATACATATGATGCGTCAAAATGGGACAAAGCTTCCGCAGCGTGCCTGGACGCCATTAATGTAGCGGAGATAAATGGCATCAAACTTCATAAATTTAATCCACCCGCCAATATCCCCTCCAATCTCACCGATTCGTTAAAAGAATTGCTTACGATACAAACTGCAATTACAGAAAAGTGGGATGTCAATACGGAATTGATCTGGGCGTTAAATGGGAATTTTGGTTATCAACCCCATTGTGGGCCAAGATTAACATCCAAGTCCGCCGCCAATATTACGTTTCCCGGAACCTTTGCCGTTCCAATATCCGAGCAGGAATTATTCTACACGGATAAAGGAGTACCAATTAATGAAGATAAGTCCTGGGACTATCTTAACCGCTACGATATCAGGACGGGCGACGCCGCCAACAGGTTTTATATCGGTAAAGGTTACGAAACGGTTAAGGCACATTTTAACCGTGAACCAAGGTTCTATGCGGATATAGCCTTTGACGGGGGGATATGGTATGGTAACGGCAACTTTGCGCCTGAAGGGGCTTATTATGTACAGGCAAAAGGTAACACGTCACTTGCCGGTCCTAAAGATAATATTCGCATCAACGTTACCGGATATTGGCCTAAAAAACTCGTTAATTATCTCACAGTACATGATGATGGTTACACAATAGAAGATTACCATATGCCGCTTGTACGACTTGCAGACCTGTATCTTTTATATGCAGAAACGTTAAACGAACAAGGAAAACCTTACGCATCAATAGTAACTTATTTAGACAAAGTAAGGCAAAGGGCCGGATTGCCAGGTGTGGTGGAGGCCTGGACCAATTATTCAAAGAATCCGACTAAATATGCCACGCAGGATGGATTACGCCAGATCATTCATCAGGAAAGAAGAATAGAGCTCGCTTTTGAAGGCCAGGCCGGATGGGACCTGCGCCGCTGGAAGGAATTGCAACAGGTATTAAGCAAACCGCTCCAGGGATGGAATGTTTATGAAACCACCGCAACTAACTATTATCGTCCCCGTACATTGCTCACGCCCGTCTTTAACGTCAGGGATTATATGTGGCCTATTGCTGCTGATGACTTAATAAGCAACAATAACCTGGTTCAAAACTTAAACTGGTAA
- a CDS encoding AraC family transcriptional regulator encodes MLSYLKKDEGFAMHKAIKIPGKLLKGYKVMAPELFKLYITEIGHFPKAGEDSHEEKKGCRDNILIYCVNGVGHLILGDRKYELHGNEYIVIPATDKYIRYWADQKNPWSVYWIYFTGPTIEAFNKALKLDVLNQPLLIHFNEKGLELWTKIYDTLNQSLCFEHICNANFCLYHLLATFLFPQRHNHGVGDDRDIITPTINFMRRNINKKLSVEDMSASLHISASHFAYIFKKATGSSPIDYFNQLKMQRACQLLFQGNDKIKTVASDLGYGDPFYFSRMFKQYIGSSPGQYRISSKHGV; translated from the coding sequence ATGCTTAGCTATTTAAAAAAAGACGAAGGCTTTGCCATGCACAAAGCCATTAAAATTCCGGGGAAGCTTTTGAAGGGCTATAAGGTAATGGCCCCTGAGTTATTTAAATTATATATAACTGAAATTGGACATTTTCCGAAGGCTGGCGAGGACAGCCACGAAGAGAAAAAAGGATGCAGGGATAACATCCTCATTTACTGTGTAAATGGTGTTGGTCATCTTATTCTCGGCGACAGGAAATATGAATTACACGGCAATGAATACATAGTAATTCCCGCTACGGATAAATACATCCGCTACTGGGCAGACCAAAAGAACCCTTGGTCCGTCTATTGGATTTACTTCACAGGTCCTACTATTGAAGCATTCAACAAAGCCCTGAAGCTTGATGTACTCAATCAGCCGTTACTTATTCATTTTAACGAAAAAGGGCTGGAGCTTTGGACGAAAATCTATGACACCCTTAATCAGAGTCTTTGTTTTGAGCATATCTGCAACGCCAATTTTTGTCTTTACCACTTACTTGCTACTTTTTTATTTCCGCAAAGACACAATCACGGAGTTGGAGACGATCGTGACATCATTACACCAACGATTAACTTTATGCGGCGCAACATCAATAAAAAGTTAAGTGTCGAGGATATGTCTGCAAGCCTTCATATATCTGCGTCGCATTTTGCGTATATATTTAAGAAAGCCACCGGCTCATCGCCGATTGATTATTTCAATCAACTGAAGATGCAGCGCGCGTGTCAGCTGCTATTTCAAGGCAACGACAAAATCAAGACGGTTGCATCTGATCTCGGATATGGCGACCCTTTTTATTTTTCGAGAATGTTTAAGCAATATATCGGTTCATCCCCAGGGCAATATCGAATATCTTCCAAACACGGAGTGTAA
- a CDS encoding alpha-L-fucosidase: protein MKNHLLIKKLSAIFCILFFFVTGNVISVSAQSISKVRLPLSTLQQRFVDLRFGMFIHFNIPTYENADWPDPETPASDFNPKKLDCVQWAKAAKSANMTYGCLTTKHHSGFCIWDTKSTNYNVMNSPLKRDVVKEYVKAFRDEGLKVMLYYSILDTHHRLRPNSIQPQHIDMVKKQITELLSNYGPVEALIIDGWDAPWSRISYDDVPFDEIYKLVKSLQPNCLLMDLNGAKYPAEGLYYTDIKTYEMGAGQRISQETNKMPALACLPIQGSWFWKTDFPFTPVRDVNKLIEEVLVPLNKASCNFILNVAPNRDGLFDDNALTALKQIGTRWKNDGPVAPIAETGPPIISHNLAKRAPVNSSWSDDSNIMDFANDDNFGSSWLSNPNVKHPWYEITLKPGQQFNTVVLFESNSNIKKYKLTYFDGTIWRTLYEGENLNRFKVNRFKQVKGDKVRIDIESYNERPSIAEVGVYNNPL, encoded by the coding sequence ATGAAAAACCATCTCCTGATAAAAAAATTAAGCGCAATATTCTGCATCCTCTTCTTTTTCGTAACTGGCAACGTCATTTCAGTCAGTGCGCAAAGCATATCTAAAGTCAGGTTACCGCTTTCCACGCTGCAGCAAAGATTTGTTGACCTGCGTTTTGGAATGTTTATTCATTTCAACATTCCGACCTACGAAAATGCCGATTGGCCTGATCCCGAAACACCGGCATCCGATTTTAACCCCAAAAAGCTGGATTGCGTGCAATGGGCAAAAGCGGCGAAATCAGCCAACATGACCTATGGCTGTCTAACCACGAAGCACCACAGCGGTTTTTGTATATGGGACACTAAAAGCACGAATTATAACGTCATGAACAGTCCTCTGAAAAGAGATGTGGTTAAAGAATATGTTAAGGCTTTTCGCGACGAAGGTTTAAAGGTAATGTTGTATTACTCCATTTTAGACACACACCACCGCCTGCGCCCAAATTCAATCCAGCCACAGCATATCGACATGGTTAAAAAGCAAATAACCGAATTACTCTCCAATTATGGGCCTGTTGAAGCTTTGATTATTGATGGCTGGGATGCTCCATGGTCTAGAATCTCTTATGACGATGTACCATTTGATGAAATCTACAAATTGGTCAAATCGTTGCAACCTAATTGTCTGTTAATGGATCTGAACGGGGCCAAGTACCCTGCGGAAGGTTTATATTATACAGATATTAAAACCTATGAGATGGGTGCAGGCCAACGTATATCTCAGGAAACGAACAAGATGCCTGCCCTGGCTTGTTTACCCATTCAGGGCAGCTGGTTCTGGAAGACAGATTTTCCTTTTACCCCGGTACGCGATGTAAATAAATTGATCGAAGAAGTGCTGGTACCACTTAATAAAGCCAGCTGTAATTTTATTTTAAACGTTGCCCCTAACAGGGATGGCTTGTTTGATGATAATGCACTGACCGCCTTAAAACAAATAGGAACTCGTTGGAAAAATGACGGTCCGGTCGCCCCGATAGCCGAGACTGGTCCGCCAATTATATCACATAATCTTGCTAAACGTGCACCTGTCAATTCCAGCTGGAGTGATGATTCGAATATTATGGACTTCGCCAATGATGATAATTTTGGGTCATCATGGCTTTCTAATCCAAACGTAAAACATCCTTGGTACGAGATCACTTTAAAACCTGGCCAGCAATTTAATACGGTTGTTCTATTTGAAAGCAATTCCAATATCAAAAAATATAAATTAACTTATTTTGATGGAACGATATGGAGAACTTTGTATGAAGGCGAGAATTTAAACAGATTTAAGGTAAACCGGTTTAAACAAGTGAAAGGTGATAAGGTTCGTATCGATATCGAAAGTTATAACGAACGTCCGAGCATCGCGGAAGTTGGTGTTTACAACAACCCGTTGTAG
- a CDS encoding DUF4959 domain-containing protein → MKKTNNIPLLIMLSIIMAAISSCKRNDGYNVPISKDQSKPGVVTNVKVDDYNGGSFITYDLPNSENILYVLATYQIRNGVTRETKSSYYSDTINVEGFAKAQEYTVTLHTVTRANVYSDPVMVTVHPKTPVYEIVSKTLALQADFGGVNVKSLNLFKKDIGLVVTAFNKSTHQMEVEDQHYTNTDTINYSLRGYSTDSRDFGVYVTDKFGNISDTLKRNLSPLLEVLLDKSQFSTFKLPSDTPIGYGWVTSNLWDGRTDGSSDGWHTLPGQTPPFVTSFNVGRSYKLSRFVIWERPDDGQVVYAFAHGNPKTFTLWGSNVAFPNDAKLPLSSPLGTVVGDWINLGNFRYPNPPSGLPPNNHNAADNAFVLAGVNFNVSIADPAIHFIRLSVSQNWENGDIAHVMEISLYGQPQ, encoded by the coding sequence ATGAAGAAAACTAACAACATACCATTATTGATTATGCTTAGCATAATAATGGCCGCCATATCTTCCTGCAAGCGTAACGACGGCTATAATGTGCCAATTTCTAAAGATCAGTCGAAACCAGGCGTTGTGACCAATGTCAAAGTCGATGATTATAACGGTGGTTCATTTATTACCTATGATCTGCCGAATTCTGAAAATATATTATATGTATTGGCCACCTATCAGATCAGGAATGGTGTCACCAGGGAAACAAAATCGTCTTATTACAGCGATACTATAAACGTCGAGGGTTTTGCGAAAGCCCAGGAATACACGGTCACTTTGCACACGGTCACTCGTGCCAATGTCTATTCAGACCCCGTAATGGTCACAGTACACCCCAAAACTCCGGTTTATGAAATAGTTAGTAAAACGCTCGCGTTACAAGCCGACTTTGGAGGCGTTAATGTAAAATCACTGAATCTTTTTAAAAAGGACATCGGTTTGGTGGTCACCGCCTTTAACAAGTCAACGCACCAGATGGAAGTGGAAGATCAGCATTATACCAATACGGATACGATCAATTACTCCCTACGCGGCTATAGTACCGATTCACGGGATTTCGGAGTTTACGTTACAGATAAATTTGGCAATATATCGGACACGCTGAAAAGAAACCTAAGCCCGTTGCTGGAAGTGTTGCTGGACAAAAGTCAGTTCAGTACCTTTAAATTACCGTCAGACACGCCTATCGGCTATGGATGGGTAACCTCCAACTTATGGGATGGCAGAACTGATGGAAGCTCAGACGGATGGCATACATTGCCTGGGCAAACGCCGCCTTTTGTAACAAGCTTCAACGTTGGACGTAGTTATAAATTGAGCCGTTTCGTAATCTGGGAGCGACCTGATGACGGACAAGTCGTTTACGCATTCGCACATGGCAATCCCAAAACATTTACATTATGGGGATCAAATGTTGCATTTCCGAATGATGCCAAGCTGCCCCTTTCATCACCGCTGGGAACTGTAGTGGGCGATTGGATCAACCTGGGGAACTTCCGATACCCTAATCCCCCTTCCGGCTTACCCCCAAACAACCACAATGCGGCAGATAATGCCTTTGTGCTGGCAGGCGTAAATTTCAATGTTTCTATAGCAGATCCTGCCATTCATTTTATAAGATTATCTGTTTCCCAAAACTGGGAAAATGGTGATATCGCGCATGTTATGGAAATTTCACTTTATGGTCAACCCCAATAA
- a CDS encoding DUF4998 domain-containing protein — protein sequence MKSFIHVLVAATFMIALSGCGKNNQQTDFKKYLGDHELVYTGAVGKVIVQPGNLEIGLKWKSSTDPSITKYIIYYNNKSDSAIININGPTDTVRAVIKGLSEYTYSFTIYSSDAKGNRSVPVEVNNAKVYGPIYASNLLNRGYDALNPYTLNDDGSLTLNFIAPDTINIKTVIKYTNAKGESAEAELLPKVNSITLPSYKLASPITYQSSFIPERGAIDVFTVSKFDSFPRIYSYVQCDKSLFKDDASLPNDVYADYGTSLSKLWDGSVGPQAYPNIFHTNDMQLPHTFTFDMGKIYDNLGRIEETGRSSDHNPVDFEVWGIADIANAATKLKSTDAGWSAEMASKGWTMLKECIRTDDGKQAVRFDITNNPVNVRYIRIRVIKTIDNSNLSNWSELTFWNKQ from the coding sequence ATGAAAAGCTTTATTCATGTTCTGGTCGCAGCGACCTTCATGATTGCCTTAAGTGGTTGCGGAAAAAATAATCAACAAACCGATTTTAAAAAATATCTGGGCGACCATGAACTGGTTTATACCGGCGCGGTCGGAAAAGTAATTGTTCAGCCAGGCAATCTGGAGATCGGCCTAAAATGGAAATCGAGTACCGATCCAAGTATCACCAAATACATCATTTATTATAATAATAAATCTGATTCGGCTATCATAAATATAAATGGCCCTACTGACACCGTCCGTGCGGTAATCAAGGGGTTATCTGAATATACCTATTCCTTTACCATTTACTCCAGTGATGCAAAGGGGAATAGATCTGTGCCGGTTGAAGTCAATAACGCAAAAGTTTATGGTCCCATTTATGCATCCAACTTGCTGAACCGGGGATATGATGCCTTGAATCCATACACGCTTAATGACGATGGCTCGCTCACGCTGAACTTCATCGCCCCGGATACGATAAACATTAAGACCGTTATCAAGTATACGAACGCAAAGGGTGAGTCGGCCGAAGCTGAACTCTTGCCGAAGGTCAATTCAATCACACTGCCAAGTTATAAATTGGCAAGCCCAATCACTTATCAGTCTTCATTTATTCCGGAAAGAGGCGCGATTGACGTTTTTACAGTGTCTAAATTTGACAGTTTCCCGAGGATATACTCCTATGTCCAATGCGACAAGTCTCTTTTCAAGGACGATGCCTCCCTTCCCAATGACGTATACGCAGACTATGGAACAAGCTTAAGCAAGCTCTGGGACGGAAGTGTTGGTCCCCAGGCTTATCCGAATATCTTTCATACAAATGATATGCAGCTTCCCCATACCTTCACATTTGATATGGGAAAGATCTATGACAACCTGGGGAGAATTGAAGAGACCGGCCGTAGCAGCGACCATAACCCGGTAGATTTTGAAGTTTGGGGAATCGCTGACATTGCCAACGCCGCGACTAAATTGAAAAGTACCGATGCCGGATGGAGCGCCGAAATGGCTTCAAAAGGGTGGACCATGCTCAAAGAATGCATCAGGACGGATGACGGTAAACAGGCAGTCAGGTTTGATATCACCAATAATCCGGTTAACGTTCGCTACATAAGGATAAGAGTTATCAAAACCATCGACAACAGTAACCTTAGCAACTGGAGTGAACTGACATTCTGGAACAAGCAATAA
- a CDS encoding SusC/RagA family TonB-linked outer membrane protein, with protein sequence MRKLYKMFRHLTKPQIPNRRLIAVLVTLPLLVFLHVNHAFAQTKITVIGTVVDTVGAPIIGANISTTNKKGNNTASDGNGKFILDTETGAVLKISYVGFISKEITITAGQKPLRIVLSEAKNQFDDVVVTAYNRKQTREALVGSVTTVKPGNLKIPSSNLTNALAGQVAGVIAYQPSGQPGVDNANFFIRGVTTFGYKQSPLILIDNVELTSSDLARLNVDDIESFSILKDASATALYGARGGNGVILVKTKEGKAGKAQINVRIENSSSQSVKNLELADPITYMRLSNEATRTRYPLNPLPYTENQIINTQNTINHAPGSNEYVYPAVDWLNMLFKKRTSTQRGNMSIQGGGGVARYYVAGSYDNDNGILRTDIRNNNNNNVKFQNYQLRSNVNINLTSKTELIVRLSGNFNEYNGPRTNDASLSTDLYNLVMHTSPVDFPAYFPADSANLNTKHILFGNTAAASGIGNYKYINPYANLLSGHQNFSESRMLAQLELNQNLDFLTSGLNFHAIFSTNRYARFQSEMHYDPFYYTYDNYDKITNQYTLRWINDQPGQAREYLSYSPGGSSLSTFLYLQGVLDYSRTFAKNHNISASLIGTQQQTRNANAGSLFDSLPFRNETLAGRATYAYKGRYYLEFNFGYNGSERFSENHRFGFFPTIGASWIISDEKFWGELYNVFDRFKLRASYGLVGNDQIGSQRFFYLSDVNLNGGNSASFGTNNGYSHNGVSINSYENDDVTWETSKQTNIGLEFTLKKKINFIAEIYNNNKYNILQNRGSVQPTLGLEAGIAANIGKVNSKGIDIQVDGSQNIGKDFSFGLRGNFTYSKNKFTQVEEPHWLEASRYLLGQPLNRQYGYIAERLFVDDNEAANSPKQIFSSSGTQPKGGDIKYRDLNGDGKLDGADQTYIGYPTIPQIVYGFGLTTTYKNFDLSGFFQGQAKVSFFIDPARTAPFIKSPDSYYTGNTQLLKAFADNHWSEDNQNLYALYPRLGPDGGIIENNRQASTWWLRDGSFLRLKSVEFGYSLPLRITKALNVKKARIYFNGLNLLTWSPFKLWDPEQGGNAFAYPVQKVFNVGLNINL encoded by the coding sequence ATGAGAAAACTTTACAAAATGTTCCGGCATCTGACGAAACCACAGATACCAAACAGGAGATTGATCGCAGTCCTGGTCACTTTGCCGCTTCTGGTATTCCTGCATGTTAACCATGCATTCGCACAAACAAAAATCACAGTCATCGGGACGGTGGTAGATACCGTTGGGGCCCCCATTATCGGTGCCAACATTTCGACTACCAATAAAAAAGGCAACAATACAGCCTCCGATGGTAACGGTAAATTCATTCTTGATACAGAGACAGGAGCAGTACTCAAAATCAGCTATGTTGGATTTATTTCAAAAGAAATAACGATTACAGCCGGCCAGAAGCCTTTAAGAATTGTTTTGTCCGAAGCTAAAAACCAATTTGACGACGTTGTGGTGACCGCTTATAACAGAAAGCAGACGCGGGAGGCCCTGGTCGGTTCTGTTACGACGGTGAAACCCGGAAACCTGAAAATCCCCTCAAGTAACCTGACAAACGCGCTGGCGGGTCAGGTGGCGGGTGTTATCGCCTACCAGCCAAGCGGCCAGCCAGGCGTTGATAACGCTAATTTTTTTATCCGTGGGGTTACAACATTCGGCTACAAGCAAAGCCCATTGATCCTGATCGACAATGTGGAACTGACATCCTCCGATCTTGCACGCTTGAATGTGGATGACATTGAGAGTTTCTCCATACTGAAAGATGCCAGCGCAACTGCCCTGTATGGGGCAAGAGGTGGCAACGGTGTAATCCTTGTTAAAACAAAGGAAGGCAAAGCGGGCAAAGCACAGATCAATGTCCGGATTGAAAACTCTTCATCACAATCGGTAAAGAACCTTGAATTGGCGGACCCCATCACCTATATGCGGCTTTCTAATGAAGCCACCCGAACACGTTATCCCTTAAATCCGCTTCCTTATACAGAGAACCAGATAATTAACACCCAGAATACCATCAACCATGCGCCCGGCAGCAATGAATACGTTTATCCGGCTGTCGATTGGCTTAACATGCTGTTTAAAAAGCGTACCAGTACACAGCGGGGGAATATGAGCATACAAGGAGGAGGAGGTGTGGCTCGATACTATGTTGCTGGCTCCTACGACAATGATAACGGGATACTCAGGACCGATATCCGGAATAACAACAATAATAATGTCAAATTTCAGAATTACCAGCTTCGTTCCAACGTCAATATTAACCTGACAAGTAAAACGGAACTTATCGTTCGTCTGTCAGGCAATTTCAATGAGTATAACGGTCCACGTACAAATGACGCATCGCTCTCAACCGACCTCTACAACCTGGTGATGCATACCAGCCCTGTTGATTTTCCCGCATATTTTCCAGCAGACTCAGCAAATTTAAATACCAAACATATTTTATTTGGTAATACAGCGGCAGCTAGCGGCATAGGTAATTATAAATATATCAACCCATACGCCAATCTGCTCTCCGGTCATCAAAATTTCTCAGAATCCAGAATGTTGGCGCAACTGGAGTTAAATCAAAATTTGGATTTTCTGACGTCCGGTTTGAATTTCCACGCCATCTTCAGTACCAATAGGTACGCGCGCTTCCAGTCAGAGATGCATTACGACCCCTTTTATTATACCTACGATAATTATGATAAAATCACAAATCAGTATACTTTACGCTGGATCAATGACCAGCCTGGTCAGGCAAGGGAATACCTGAGCTATTCTCCCGGAGGTAGTTCCCTTAGCACGTTTCTTTACCTGCAGGGCGTTCTGGATTACTCCAGAACTTTCGCAAAGAATCATAATATCAGCGCTTCATTGATCGGCACGCAGCAACAGACCAGAAATGCCAATGCCGGAAGTTTATTTGATTCCTTGCCATTCCGTAATGAAACCCTCGCAGGAAGAGCTACTTACGCTTACAAAGGAAGATATTATCTTGAATTTAATTTCGGTTACAACGGTTCTGAACGTTTTTCTGAAAATCACCGCTTCGGTTTCTTTCCGACCATCGGAGCTTCATGGATTATATCGGACGAAAAATTCTGGGGCGAGCTGTATAATGTTTTTGATCGCTTCAAATTAAGGGCCAGCTATGGATTGGTAGGGAACGATCAGATCGGCAGCCAGCGTTTCTTTTATCTTTCAGATGTGAATCTGAACGGTGGGAATTCTGCATCTTTTGGTACCAATAATGGTTATTCACACAATGGCGTCAGTATCAATAGCTATGAAAATGACGACGTAACCTGGGAAACATCCAAGCAGACCAACATAGGCCTGGAGTTTACGTTGAAAAAGAAGATAAATTTCATAGCGGAGATTTACAATAACAATAAATATAACATTCTCCAGAACCGGGGAAGTGTGCAACCAACATTAGGGCTTGAAGCCGGAATAGCAGCCAACATCGGCAAGGTCAACTCCAAGGGAATAGACATACAGGTCGACGGCTCCCAAAATATCGGAAAAGATTTCTCTTTCGGCCTAAGAGGTAATTTTACATATTCTAAAAACAAATTTACCCAGGTTGAAGAACCTCATTGGTTGGAGGCATCCCGTTATCTGTTAGGACAGCCACTTAACCGGCAGTACGGCTATATTGCGGAGCGGCTTTTTGTAGATGATAACGAAGCGGCAAACTCGCCGAAGCAGATCTTTAGCTCAAGTGGAACTCAACCTAAGGGAGGCGATATCAAATACAGGGATTTGAATGGTGACGGTAAGTTGGACGGAGCCGACCAGACATATATAGGCTATCCCACAATACCTCAGATCGTATATGGCTTTGGCCTTACCACAACTTACAAGAACTTTGACCTTTCCGGCTTTTTCCAGGGGCAGGCAAAAGTTTCCTTCTTTATTGATCCGGCGCGAACTGCGCCATTCATAAAAAGTCCCGACAGCTACTACACCGGCAATACACAACTGTTAAAGGCTTTTGCAGATAACCACTGGTCGGAAGACAATCAGAATTTATATGCCTTGTACCCACGCTTAGGCCCCGACGGAGGTATTATTGAGAACAACAGGCAGGCAAGTACATGGTGGCTGCGTGACGGTAGTTTCCTGAGGCTTAAATCAGTTGAATTCGGCTACTCACTTCCATTAAGAATTACTAAGGCATTGAACGTAAAAAAAGCCAGGATTTATTTCAATGGTTTAAACTTACTAACCTGGAGCCCTTTCAAACTTTGGGATCCGGAACAGGGGGGCAACGCCTTTGCCTATCCTGTTCAGAAGGTGTTTAACGTGGGACTGAATATCAATTTATAG